The sequence GTAGTTATTTTAATGCCTATTGTTCTTATTGGGTTAGTATTAACAGCTATTAGAGCTACCATAATGGCATTTAAAGGCGATACTGATGATGATGAAGTTGAGAGTGATGGTTTTTTAGTAGAATATGGGATAAATTCGTTGAATATCTCGGCTCTATTCTAGTTGCTATAATAATATTTTTTCCTTATATAATTGGTTCAGTTATCGCTTTAATTTTTATATTTTTTTGAAACCAATTCTTCCAATGACTAGTAGCGTCTCAACCAAAAACTCAACCAACAACCAATTGAGAACCCAATATAGAAATTAATATTCTTTAGTCTGTTTTTTTAAAAAAGGGGGCTTTGGTTGCTTTGTTTTATGGCAAACTCTTAAAGGGATAGGGGGATATTTTGTGCTTTAATATCCCTTTAACCCCCAACTAAATCCCCCCTAACCCCATAATACCGCATTACAAGAAGCTATCGTTTGCTAAACAAACTTTTTGATATTAAAAAAGTTTTTAGCGTTTTTAAACTTCATTACCAACACCCCATTAGAACAAAAACCAAATTTTATTTGGAAAATTTATGGTAATACTCGCCCTTGTCTGTGATGATTTTAACTTCTAACAATTGGTTAGGCTTGCAATCCAGGCGGTAAAATATCTGTTGCGAGTATTTTAATTCATGATCAAAGAGTTTTTCTTTTTTAAACTTATCGCCAAATTTGGGTTCTACTTTTTTAGTCGCTTCGCATGAATTTCCCCTATTGACAATAAGATTTTTAATCACCACCGGCTCATCGTTCATGGAAGTGATGCTTAAAAGACTAGAATCCGTCATCTTCCCCATGAGTTTCCCCCCAGTCGCGCGGTAATCCAGCTTGAAATCCAAATCCTTTGCCCCCACACAAACACCGCTTATAACAATCAAGCTCAAACACATCTTTTTAAACATCAAAATCCTTTCACTTTATAATATTTGTGGGGTATTATAATCAAATTTGATATATTCTTTTTTAATCGTTGGGTTATTGCACTCTTTTCTTTATCCATTCAAATAAGTATAGAAAATTCTTTTTTGTTTCTTCGCTCATTACATCGTCTTCTCCGCCATACAAAAGCCTTGTTTTGAACGCCATGGCCAATTCCATTTGCTTATTTTTAGCGTATTTTTTTCTATCATTTGCGCTGAAACAATCTTCAATTTGTTTGAAATGCCTATCGCAGTCTGAGAGTTGTAGGATTGTGATGGGATCATGCATTTCTTCATTAGCCCTTTTAAATCGTTCGCTCGTTGCGTTTTGGTCAGAATCGCATTTCCTGTCATCATCTGTCAAAACAATGGGGTTGTTGTCTAACTCGCAGAGTTTTTGAATGGTTTCTTTCATCTCGTTTGGATTGTTTTTAAGCCCTGAAATGGGTAAGAAAGTGAAAGGAATGGGGTTGTCTTTGAATTGTGGATTATGCTTATTGAAATACAATTTAAAAGCGCTCAAATAACAATAATCCGTGATGCCTTCTATAAAAATGATTCGGTGTTTTTGGGGGTTGTGGAAAACATGCTGACCCACCCCTAAAGAGCGTTTGATTTTATCTAGGGCGTCGGAGTCTTTGCTTGCATTATTTAGGGGATAGTTAAAGTGATTCTTAATTACAGAGTCTTCTGTTTCTTTTTCTACAATCCTTATTTCATCTAAATGATCCGTATCCACCAAAAAGGGGTCATGGGTGGCTAAAACAAAAGTGACATGATTTTTATGAGCGTATTCTTTTAAAAATTTCCTAAACTCCTTCCTAGCTGGCACGCTCAAATGAGTGGCTGGCTCGTCCATAACATAGATGATATTCTTGTTAAAACTAAAATTTGATCCCACATTGTAGAGAAAACCAAACATGAAATTAAACGCCCATTGGAAGCCGGTGCTTTGCTGGCTCAAGATGATTGGTTTATTTTGTTCGTGGGACTTTCTGCAATCATAAACTTCAAGTTTTATTTCATATGCCGTGTATTCCTTCTCTTCAGAAAGCTTATTATTGTGTCGGACATGAATTTTTAATTGGTAACTATCTTGAGAACTATCTTCAGCGATCGCTAAAAGCCTGTTAAATTCTTTTGTAATCAAAGAATTTATTTTTAATTGCATGTTGTATTCCAAGATTTCTGCAAGATTTTCTAATATTTCTGTAAAATTTACCTTAAATAAAAGATGGCTTGTGTCTTTTTTAAAAAATTCAAATTGACATACATTATTATTGTATTTGCGTTTTACTTCAATTGGAAAAAGATGTTTTGATTGTCTGATCTCTTTTAGTGATTCTTGGTCTATTTCTTGCAAGTATTTTTCAGGGATATTGAACGATTTTTCAGAATCATAGATTACTAAATCATTATTTTTATCAAACATTATTATTTGTAACGCTTGACCATCTTTTAAAATGCTCAAAAAAAAAATTCCAAATTGTATTGGGGTGAAAGCCCATTTTCCTAAACAATGAATTTCTAAAGAACCAATCCCATTGGTCAAATTCAGAAGGGGAAGAATAATCAATGCAAGTAAATAATACAGCCTTAAAGTCGTTATCTGTGATTTTTGGCTCTTTGTATTCTTTCATGGTTGGCACGAGTTTGTAAGACTTATAAGATAAACCACCGCTTAAAGGGAATTGAACTTTATTTCTTAAGTTTTGAAACGCTGTATAAGGGTTACACTCTCGGCAATATTCTGCGAACTCAAAATAGTTTTTGCTTTGTTTGACTTTTTCCTTGTTTGCTTCAAATTTATCTTTGATTTCACCAATATTTTTAGGGAACAAATGAACGCCACTCTTTTCATCTAAAGTTTTTATGTCTTCCCACAGAAATTTTCTTGCTGATTCAAGAAAATCACTGTATCTGTATTGTTCGATTTCTGAATTGACTAATAAATCTATCTTTTTCAAATAAAGCTGACACATCATGGATTTAATATCTTTAGACTCGTCGCTAACAACATGGCTTGCTATATATTTTTCGCATATTTGTTGGATATTATCCAACAAAACATCATAATTAAACTCTAGCACTTTTTGATTTTTGCAGTCATTTCCAATTTCTTTTATCCATGATTCTTTGTTTCGCTCAAAATCCTCTCTTATTTTGTCAAGGTTTTTTAAAGAATTTTTAATTTTCTTTTTAAGGTTGCCTATATTTAACCGGAATGTTCTAAATTGCTGTTTAAAATTTTCATTGATAGGGTATTTTTCATCTATTTCTTTAATAATGTCTTTCACTTCAGTTTCTGGTGTGAATTTTGTAAAGTCGGTAGTCTTAAAAATTTCATCTAAACTTTTTAGCTTTTTTAAGATGTCTTCATTTTGTGGTTTGATTTCACCTTCACTAAGTTTTTTAAAATAAGAATAAATTTTTGCTAATTGATTTTGTTTGTGTTGCCCCATGACAAAAAATTCATCTGTGTTGTATTTTTTATCAGGCGTATTGCACTTTATGATTTCTTTGATGCACTGACAAAAATTTTTAATCCATTCGCTATTACCGCTTACATGTTTGATTAATTCTTTGAAAAACAGATTGTTGGTTGCGTTGGCATATTCAGTTACAAGCTCGCTCAATTTTAATTTTTCTTTGTAAAAATGTAAAAATAATCCTAATGAATTGTAAGAAGTTATAAGATTTATAAAATCACTCACAAGAGTGCAAATATTTGAATAGTCGTTATTGTTAGTGGGAATATAAACGCTGTTGCTACATTGTTCCCCTAAAGCTTCTACATGTTTTTCAAAAGGATAACTGATTAGTGTTTTTGATAATTCCTTTAATCCCTCGCCAATCTCTTCAGTCCGGATCCTCAAATCCACGCAAGAAAAACCTGTGATTTTGTGATCAAGGATTGCTTCTTCTTCTAAACTTAAAAGGGTGTCTTTTTTATGGTTTTTAAAATAATCTTCTTCACTACAAAGTTTAATATCCGCATCATTAAAGATTGTCAAAGCTTCTAAAACATTGCTTTTACCGACATTATTTTCCCCCACTAAGATCACCAACCCCCCATGTTTTTCAAAACTTGAATTTAAAAGCAATTTTGTGGGCGATTTTCTACCCAAATTCCTAAAATGGTGCAATTTCAAAACACGCTTATAAAATTTCATGCCCTATCCTTTTTGAAAACTCAAATTTAATTTATAATGCAAAATTAAACAAAACATGCTATAAAGAAAATTCAAATACTATCATTTTAAGGATTAAAATGCTCACCCAAGAAGATGTCTTAAACGCGTTAAAAACGATTATTTACCCTAATTTTGAAAAGGATATTGTCAGCTTTGGTTTTGTCAAAAACATCGCTTTGCATGACAATCAATTAGGGCTTTTAATAGAAATCCCCTCAAGCTCTGAAGAAACGAACGCAATTTTAAGGGAAAATATCTCCAAAGCGATGCAAGAAATAGGCGTAAAAGCTTTGAATTTGGATATTAAAACCCCGCCAAAGCCCCAAGCCCCAAAGCCCGCCACTAAAAATCTAGCTAAAAACATCAAGCATGTGGTCATGATAAGCTCAGGCAAGGGCGGTGTGGGTAAAAGCACCACCAGCGTGAATTTAAGCATCGCTTTAGCGAATTTAAACCAAAAAGTGGGGTTGTTGGACGCTGATGTGTATGGCCCTAATATCCCTAGAATGATGGGCTTGCAAAACGCTGATGTGATCATGGATCCTAGCGGTAAAAAACTCATTCCTTTAAAAGCTTTTGGCGTTTCTGTGATGAGCATGGGGCTTTTGTATAATGAAGGGCAGAGTCTCATTTGGAGAGGGCCCATGCTTATGCGAGCGATTGAGCAGATGCTAAGCGATATTATTTGGGGGGATTTAGATGTGCTGGTGGTGGATATGCCCCCAGGAACAGGCGATGCACAACTCACGCTAGCCCAAGCTGTGCCTTTGAGCGCAGGAATCACCGTTACCACGCCTCAAATAGTGAGTTTAGATGACGCTAAACGGAGTTTGGACATGTTTAAGAAATTACACATTCCTATTGCGGGCATTGTAGAAAATATGGGGAGTTTTGTGTGTGAGCATTGCAAGAAAGAGAGTGAAATTTTTGGCTCAAATTCCATGAGCGGATTATTAGAGGCTTATAACACGCAAATTTTAGCCAAGCTCCCTTTAGAGCCTAAAGTGCGTTTAGGGGGGGATAAGGGCGAACCGATTGTGATTTCTCACCCTAATAGCGTGAGCGCTAAGATTTTTGAAAAAATGGCACAAGATTTAAGCGTTTTTTTAGAGAGAGTAGAAAAGGAAAAATTAGCCGATAATAAGGACATCCAACCCACACAAACGCATGCTTGCTCGCATTAATTTTGAAAAGGGTTTAAAAAACCCTTTTAATTAACCGCTTCACTTTTTGTTTGGCTTTAAAAAGCAAAAATTCTATAAGGAATTTAGAAGAAAGCCTAGGCAGAAGAAATTCAAAAGAATGCCGTTTGTCTGAAAAAGACAGGATTTGATTAAGAGCGTGGATTTCTTTATCCCTGTTTTGGATTTCTTTATCTCTTGCTTGAACCGCTTGAACTTCTTCAATGATCCTTTCATCTCTTCTTTTGATCTCATTATCCTTGTTTTGAAAGGATTCAAAAAGGTGATCCAAAAAGGGAGCGTTAAAATAGGCGTCTTTAAACGGCGTTTGAATCAACGCTCCATGCCATTTTTTCGCGCCAATGACGCTGAAGAGTTTCCAGGGTTTATCGCCCCAAAAATGCAGCATGCGCGCTTCTTTAATGCTAGGGAATGAGGGCGTATCAAGGAAACTAGGGTGGGCGTTGTATGAATAAGGCAATTCTAAAATCCTACCACGGCACACAAAACACAAAGCATCTTGATCGTTAAATAAAAGTTTTTCATTTTTCAAAAGGAAAAATCCCATCAATTGGTTTTCAAGATTTTCTTTACGCCATGATTTTAAATTTAAGGCTAAGAATCCGGCGTTAAAGTAGTTGTCAAAAAGGATTTGAGCTTCTTTTAAATTAGGGAAAGCGTCAGCGACACCAATGTTTTTTGCGTGCATTTGGCGCAATTCGTATAAATCCTTAGTCGAATTCCTGTTCATAGCGATCAAATCTTTTTCTCTCACAGCCCCAAAATAATGCGTTTCAAGGGGGATAAAAAAGCTCTCGCTAATATCATTCACAAACAAAGTGTCCACATCAAACATGATCATCTTTTCGTATTGGGGGAAAAGGGAAGCAAAAAAGAAACGGCACATGATCATTTTAGAAAAGCGTTTTTGCGAAAAAGCATTGAGTTTTAAATACAATTTTTTAATTTCACTCGCTATTAAAGGATCAAGTTTGCGGTAATTGTGGCGTGGTTCTAATTCTTTATCGGTAATATCCAAAAACTCTATGCTAGAAAAAGCGCTAAAAGGAGCGATCGTTTCTTCTAATTTGGCTATATTTTCAGCGCTTAAATTCTCCACCAAACAATGGATTTTATAAAAGAGTTTTACTCTCTCTCTCTCTCTCTCGTTTGGCGTTCGCTAACATAGAATACAAGCTCACGCCAGCAGGAATACAATAATGGTCATCAAAAGCCACCACAATAGGGATAAACTCTTGCATGCATAGTCCTTAAATCTTGAAATTGAACCCGCTAAAAAAAGGGGGATATTTTGTGATTTTATCGTTTTTTTTTTTTTTTTTTTTTTTTTCAAAACAACAATAAGCGGGCAACTTGCGAGTTTGTTTATGGCATAATATCAGACTTCAATAAAAAGGTGTTTGATAAAAGGATGTTTAATCAAAAAGTTTGGCTAGGGCTTTTAGCTTTGAATGGGGTTTTTCTCAACGCTTTTGAGTATCAAATCAGCGCGAGAGTGGGATCATTTTCGCGCATCGCTTTCAATCAGTCGGTTATCAATTCAAAAAAAGGGATTTATCCTACAGGGAGTTATGTAACCACTACCGGGGCTTTACAAGTTGATTCTAGTTTGCTCCCTAAAGGGATTGAAAACCACAAACTGGGTTTTGGGGTGGGGGGCGAAATAGGAGCGCTAGCTTATGATTCCACGAAATTTTTGATTGATGAAGCCAACCCTAAGGCAGGGTTTCAGCCGGCGAACTGGTATTACATGGGGCGATGGGAGGGCTATTTGATGCAACACAGCCAAAATTGGACCAGAGAGCAAAAGGCTCAAAACGCCAGGCCTTATGTGTTATACAATTTGTATTTAGATTATCAATATAAGGATATTTTTGGGATTAAATTAGGGCGTTACCCCTCTAAGGCTTTGTTTTTGAGCGGGTTTAATCAAGGGTTTGAGGTTTTTTACCGGTGGAAAAAGTTTAAGATAGTGTGGTTTAGCACCTTTGGAAGGGCTTTAGCTAATGAGCAATACATTAGGGATTTTTACGCCCCTGTCAATTACAAGCAAAAAATCAACTACGGCATGCACAATTTCAACCTCATTTACGAAAATAAATACATTAGGGTCGCGCCTTTTATTTGGTTTTACCCTAAGAATTTTAACGCTCCCGGATTTGAAATCACCCATGATACAAAGTCTTATTGGAAATCTGGTTGGCGCATCCAAACGACTTTTTACGCATGGTTCCCCCTTTATAGCGATTATTTGTCTAAAGATTATTACAGAGCCGCTTTAGTGGGTAAAAAAGCAGCGAGTTTGTTTGTGTTTCAAAGGGTGCATTTTCGATCTTATCTTTTTGGCTGGAGCGTGTATAAGAATTTTGGGAACGGGAGCGCTCAATTAGGCTGGAACGGCTCACCAATTGATCCTTTTTATGACACTAAAGATGACACCCCTTATGAAGACGCTTATTCCAATTTTTACAACGCAAATTCTATGACCATTAACGCTTTTATAGGGAAGAGTATTAAGAATCTTTTGGTGCAATTGTATGGGAAATTGACCTATTCCCCAAGGGCCAATTCGCAAAGCTTAGGGGTTACTTTTAAATATAACATTAAAAAACATATCTATTTAATGCTAATGTTTAATGGCTATCAAATCACGATGCATAAGGGCTATAAGGTAGGGTTTTTTACAAGCGGTTACAACCCCAATTTCGCTCAAACCATTCAAAACAGAAGCTATTTTATGAGCTCTATGAGTTATCGTTTTTAAAAAATTAAACCTTCTTTCATGTTATTTTTTAAGCCATAGCATACCCCTTTTAAGCGCGCTTTTATTGTATAATCTTAAAAATTTTATTTAAAGGAAAAGATCAATGTCTAATCAAGAATACACCTTCCAAACTGAAATCAACCAGCTTTTGGATTTGATGATCCACTCTTTGTATTCTAATAAAGAGATTTTTTTAAGAGAGTTGATTTCTAACGCGAGCGACGCTTTGGACAAGCTGAATTATTTAATGCTGACTGATGAAAAATTAAAAGGGCTGAATATCACGCCTAGCATTCATTTGAGTTTTGATAGCCAGAAAAAAACCTTAACGATTAAAGATAATGGTATAGGCATGGATAAAAACGATCTCATTGAGCATCTAGGCACGATCGCTAAATCAGGCACGAAGAGTTTTTTAAGCGCTTTGAGTGGGGATAAGAAAAAAGATAGCGCTTTAATTGGTCAGTTTGGCGTGGGCTTTTATTCAGCGTTTATGGTAGCGAGCAAGATTGTCGTTCAAACCAAGAAAGTTACTAGCGAGCAAGCTTATGCATGGGTGAGCGATGGTAAGGGCAAGTTTGAAATCAGCGAATGCGTTAAAGAGGAGCAAGGCACAGAAATCACCCTCTTTTTAAAAGATGAAGATTCTCATTTTGCGAGCCGTTGGGAGATTGATGGCGTTGTTAAAAAGTATTCTGAGCATATCCCTTTCCCTATTTTTTTAACTTACACCGATACAAAATTTGAGGGCGAAGGGGATAATAAAAAAGAAATTAAAGAAGAAAAGTGCGAGCAGATCAATCAAGCGAGCGCTTTATGGAAAATGAATAAGAGCGAATTAAAAGACAAAGATTACAAAGAGTTTTACCAATCGTTTGCGCATGATAACAGTGAACCTTTGAGTTATATCCATAATAAAGTGGAAGGCTCTTTAGAATACACAACGCTTTTTTACATCCCTAGCAAAGCGCCCTTTGATTTGTTTAGGGTGGATTATAAAAGCGGGGTCAAACTTTATGTTAAAAGGGTGTTTATCACTGATGATGACAAAGAATTGTTGCCCTCTTATTTGAGGTTTGTTAAAGGCGTGATTGACAGCGAAGATTTGCCCTTGAACGTAAGCCGTGAAATCTTACAGCAGAATAAGATTTTAGCCAATATCCGTTCGGCTTCAGTGAAAAAGATTTTAAGCGAGATTGAGCGCTTGAGCAAGGATAACAAGAATTACCATAAATTCTATGAGCCTTTCGGGAAAGTGTTAAAAGAAGGCTTGTATGGGGATTTTGAAAACAAAGAAAAACTTTTAGAATTGTTAAGATTCTATTCTAAAGACAAAGAAAAATTGATCTCTTTAAAAGAATACAAAGAAAATTTAAAAGAAAATCAAAAAAGCATTTACTACCTTTTAGGCGAAAATTTAGACTTACTAAAGGCGTCCCCGCTTTTAGAAAAATACGCTCAAAAAGGCTATGATGTTTTGTTATTGAGCGATGAAATTGATGCGTTTGTGATGCCAGGCGTGAATGAATACGATAAAACGCCCTTTAAAGACGCTAGCCATAGCGAGAGTTTGAAAGAGCTTGGTTTGGAAGAAATCCGTGATGAGGTAAAAGATCAGTTTAAAGATTTAATGAAAGCGTTTGAAGAAAATCTTAAAGATGAGATTAAAGGCGTAGAGCTTTCCAATCATCTCACTTCAGCGGTGGCTTTAATAGGCGATGAACAAAATGTGATGATGGCTAATTGGATGCGCCAAATGGGCCAAAGCGTGCCTGAAAGCAAGAAAACTTTAGAATTAAACCCTAACCATGCGATTTTGCAAAAACTCTTAAAATGCGAAGATAAAGAGCAGTTGAGCGCTTTTATCTGGTTGCTCTATGATGGGGCAAAGCTTTTAGAAAAAGGGGCCTTAAAAGACGCTAAAAGTTTTAATGAGCGCCTAAATAGCGTGCTGTTGAAAGCGTTGTAGGAGATTAAAAACCCTTTTAAGGGTTTGAACAAACTCGCTTAAACCCTTCAAGTGCCAATCTAAAAACGGCAATGAATGGGTGCGATAAAAGCTTTTTATGATCATTAAAAATGATTATTCTGTAGGGTTTATGCTTTCCTTAAAATATTAAAAAGCGTAAAAGCCAGCTAAACGCAGCCTTTAGCTTAACTTCATTAAAATTAAAGTTCTATTTTTAATTCCTTGAGAGCGTCGCATGCTTCTTTAACGCCTAATTTGCAACTTCTTTTAAAGTTTTCTACCGCTTGCTTTTCATCTTTTGCTGTGCCTTGGGCGTTGTATTGCATAACCCCTAAATTATAACACCCCCTGCCATCTTTCAATTCGCATGCTTTAGAATAACGAACAATAGCCTCCTTAAAATTCTTTGCTACACCATACATGTATCCCGCATTAATGCACCCGGGGCTGTCTTTTAAATCGCAAGCTTTTTCATACAAATCAAGAGCCTTTCTTAAATCCTTAGGCGTACCTACGCCATAATGGTGTAGGTTTCCTAAGACCGTACACCCTTCAGCATGGTTTAATTCACAAGATTTAGAGTAGTATTGTGAGGCTTTTTTGGCGTCTTTAGACACGCCTTGTCCGTTATAGTATAAATTGCCTAGCAGGCGGCACCCATAACCATCATTTAATTCACAACCTTTAGTGTAAAATTGGATGGCTTTTTTCAAGTCTTTTCCCACTCCTTTCCCTTCTTCATAGAACGCCCCTAAAAAAACACACCCAAAGCCATTTTTTAACTCACACGCTTTTTCAAAATGCGTTTTAGCTTGAGCGAAATCTTGCTTCTTTGTGCTCTCTATACCTAAATTCACAAGCTCTTTAGCGTCTGGCTCTGCCATTAACCCCTTCAAAAACAACGCACCCAAACACAAGACCCCAAAAAGGGTTTTTTGAACGCTTCCTAGCATGATATATCTCCTATTAAAAAAATGTAATCCTTTATGATTGTAACCAAATATTGACGATTGAAGCCTTATTGAATGCCTCTTGATTCTAATTCTCGCTCAAATCCTCTAAAACCCCCAAAAACACCTTTTCTAAAAGCTCTAGTTCCTTCAAGCTCACCCTTTCATCAATGGCATGGATCCTGTCATTAATAACGCCAAATTCCACCACTTCTATACCATAAGCGCTAAAAAATCGCGCATCGCTCGTGCCGCCTTTGGTGTTTAAAAGGGGGGTGGTGCGGCATGTTTTTAAAATATTTTCTTTTAAAACGCTGGTAAGCTTTGAATGAGAAGCCGTGATGAAAGGCGAACTACTTGACTCTAATTCTAAAGTGTGAGGCACGCTTTTTAAAACTTTTTCTAAATATTCTTTCAAACTCTCTTTGGTGGTTTTTAAAGAATGGCGCGCATTAAAGGTAATTTCTACGCTTGCTGGAGTCACATTATTAGCCCCTAACCCTGCGTGCAAGTTGGTGATAACCAATTTTGAAGGGTCAAAACACTCATCGCCATTGTCTAAATGAACTCCTGAAATCAAAGGCAAAACCGAAGCGAGCGCATCAATAGGGTTTTGGCATTTTTGCGGGTAAGCCACATGC is a genomic window of Helicobacter pylori oki112 containing:
- a CDS encoding glycosyltransferase family 8 protein, producing MENLSAENIAKLEETIAPFSAFSSIEFLDITDKELEPRHNYRKLDPLIASEIKKLYLKLNAFSQKRFSKMIMCRFFFASLFPQYEKMIMFDVDTLFVNDISESFFIPLETHYFGAVREKDLIAMNRNSTKDLYELRQMHAKNIGVADAFPNLKEAQILFDNYFNAGFLALNLKSWRKENLENQLMGFFLLKNEKLLFNDQDALCFVCRGRILELPYSYNAHPSFLDTPSFPSIKEARMLHFWGDKPWKLFSVIGAKKWHGALIQTPFKDAYFNAPFLDHLFESFQNKDNEIKRRDERIIEEVQAVQARDKEIQNRDKEIHALNQILSFSDKRHSFEFLLPRLSSKFLIEFLLFKAKQKVKRLIKRVF
- a CDS encoding glycosyltransferase family 8 protein encodes the protein MQEFIPIVVAFDDHYCIPAGVSLYSMLANAKRERERESKTLL
- the hofA gene encoding outer membrane beta-barrel protein HofA — protein: MFNQKVWLGLLALNGVFLNAFEYQISARVGSFSRIAFNQSVINSKKGIYPTGSYVTTTGALQVDSSLLPKGIENHKLGFGVGGEIGALAYDSTKFLIDEANPKAGFQPANWYYMGRWEGYLMQHSQNWTREQKAQNARPYVLYNLYLDYQYKDIFGIKLGRYPSKALFLSGFNQGFEVFYRWKKFKIVWFSTFGRALANEQYIRDFYAPVNYKQKINYGMHNFNLIYENKYIRVAPFIWFYPKNFNAPGFEITHDTKSYWKSGWRIQTTFYAWFPLYSDYLSKDYYRAALVGKKAASLFVFQRVHFRSYLFGWSVYKNFGNGSAQLGWNGSPIDPFYDTKDDTPYEDAYSNFYNANSMTINAFIGKSIKNLLVQLYGKLTYSPRANSQSLGVTFKYNIKKHIYLMLMFNGYQITMHKGYKVGFFTSGYNPNFAQTIQNRSYFMSSMSYRF
- the htpG gene encoding molecular chaperone HtpG, encoding MSNQEYTFQTEINQLLDLMIHSLYSNKEIFLRELISNASDALDKLNYLMLTDEKLKGLNITPSIHLSFDSQKKTLTIKDNGIGMDKNDLIEHLGTIAKSGTKSFLSALSGDKKKDSALIGQFGVGFYSAFMVASKIVVQTKKVTSEQAYAWVSDGKGKFEISECVKEEQGTEITLFLKDEDSHFASRWEIDGVVKKYSEHIPFPIFLTYTDTKFEGEGDNKKEIKEEKCEQINQASALWKMNKSELKDKDYKEFYQSFAHDNSEPLSYIHNKVEGSLEYTTLFYIPSKAPFDLFRVDYKSGVKLYVKRVFITDDDKELLPSYLRFVKGVIDSEDLPLNVSREILQQNKILANIRSASVKKILSEIERLSKDNKNYHKFYEPFGKVLKEGLYGDFENKEKLLELLRFYSKDKEKLISLKEYKENLKENQKSIYYLLGENLDLLKASPLLEKYAQKGYDVLLLSDEIDAFVMPGVNEYDKTPFKDASHSESLKELGLEEIRDEVKDQFKDLMKAFEENLKDEIKGVELSNHLTSAVALIGDEQNVMMANWMRQMGQSVPESKKTLELNPNHAILQKLLKCEDKEQLSAFIWLLYDGAKLLEKGALKDAKSFNERLNSVLLKAL
- the hcpA gene encoding Sel1-like repeat protein HcpA yields the protein MLGSVQKTLFGVLCLGALFLKGLMAEPDAKELVNLGIESTKKQDFAQAKTHFEKACELKNGFGCVFLGAFYEEGKGVGKDLKKAIQFYTKGCELNDGYGCRLLGNLYYNGQGVSKDAKKASQYYSKSCELNHAEGCTVLGNLHHYGVGTPKDLRKALDLYEKACDLKDSPGCINAGYMYGVAKNFKEAIVRYSKACELKDGRGCYNLGVMQYNAQGTAKDEKQAVENFKRSCKLGVKEACDALKELKIEL